The Hymenobacter sp. 5317J-9 genome has a window encoding:
- a CDS encoding helix-turn-helix domain-containing protein gives MSEFSGTRILALRKSKGLSQEVLAEQSGVSLRTIQRVEQGATVPRGHTVLALAAALSVPLEALHAPTELPAPAPAPVHEHAPLAPGPAPIEPSATIPTLHSDPEFLQLLNLSALSFLVLPLLNLVVPWLLWRSRRHRTAHVAELGRRVLGFQALWQVGTFFLMLLALAAQLVVYRHYHVALPELWLTALIGTYAANVATVLYYSAQLRRGNFDVYRYRL, from the coding sequence ATGTCCGAGTTTTCCGGCACCCGCATTCTGGCCCTTCGCAAAAGCAAAGGCTTGTCGCAAGAAGTTTTGGCCGAGCAGTCGGGCGTGAGCCTGCGCACCATTCAGCGGGTGGAGCAGGGCGCAACCGTACCGCGCGGCCACACCGTGCTGGCGCTGGCCGCCGCCCTGAGCGTACCGCTGGAAGCCCTGCACGCCCCGACCGAGTTACCCGCGCCTGCCCCAGCTCCCGTGCACGAGCACGCCCCGCTTGCTCCGGGCCCGGCCCCAATCGAGCCATCAGCCACCATACCAACCCTTCACTCCGACCCCGAATTTCTGCAGCTCCTCAACTTAAGCGCACTGAGCTTTCTGGTGCTGCCCCTGCTGAACCTGGTGGTGCCGTGGCTGCTGTGGCGCAGCCGCCGCCACCGCACCGCCCACGTGGCCGAGCTGGGCCGCCGGGTGCTGGGCTTTCAGGCGCTGTGGCAGGTGGGCACTTTCTTCCTGATGCTGCTGGCGCTGGCCGCGCAGCTGGTGGTGTACCGGCACTACCACGTGGCCCTGCCCGAGCTCTGGCTCACGGCCCTGATTGGCACCTACGCGGCCAACGTGGCTACCGTGCTCTACTACAGCGCGCAGCTGCGCCGGGGCAATTTCGACGTGTATCGCTACCGGCTGTAG
- a CDS encoding DUF5694 domain-containing protein, whose amino-acid sequence MYEERGPSAVDAAMGCHPATFGRFYHLFRNPRMSFFGRFDRLPFAILSGLLALAGCTASKAPSATAAGSPNPTSILLLGSNHLTQLYKANNPNSDVLTPRRQAELSAMCDQLQRYRPDGILVEEVPENQGRLDSLFRLYRQDKLDLNTMPGGRNEIYQVGFVLAKRLGLPGVHCVNAPGGTSQSILSEGQNIGLYEQATTEWRAFGARTIDQPLLAGTTTMSQYYRAMNEPATVQRLHTLVYRTPARVTNGTLKPDPMVDAAFINPKYVGAEFISVFFNRDLKVYSNVVATQLATRQRRQLLIMGLRHVGSLHGIFSTDPAYQVVAANNYLGRR is encoded by the coding sequence GTGTACGAAGAACGAGGCCCTTCGGCGGTGGATGCAGCCATGGGCTGCCATCCGGCTACCTTTGGCCGCTTCTACCACCTTTTCCGCAACCCCCGCATGTCCTTCTTCGGCCGCTTCGACCGACTTCCTTTCGCCATTTTATCCGGGCTGCTGGCCCTGGCCGGCTGCACTGCTTCCAAAGCGCCATCGGCAACAGCGGCCGGCTCCCCGAACCCCACTTCCATTCTACTGTTGGGCTCCAACCACCTCACCCAGCTCTACAAGGCCAACAACCCCAACTCCGACGTGCTCACGCCCCGCCGCCAGGCCGAGCTTTCGGCCATGTGCGACCAGCTGCAGCGCTACCGGCCCGACGGCATTTTGGTGGAAGAAGTGCCCGAAAACCAGGGCCGCCTCGACAGCTTGTTCCGCCTCTACCGGCAAGACAAACTGGACCTGAACACCATGCCCGGCGGGCGCAACGAAATCTACCAGGTCGGCTTTGTGCTGGCCAAGCGCCTCGGCCTGCCCGGCGTGCACTGCGTGAACGCGCCCGGCGGCACGTCCCAGAGCATTCTGAGCGAAGGGCAAAACATCGGGCTCTACGAGCAGGCCACCACGGAATGGCGGGCCTTCGGCGCCCGCACCATCGACCAGCCGCTGCTGGCCGGCACCACCACCATGAGCCAGTACTACCGGGCCATGAACGAGCCGGCCACCGTGCAGCGCCTGCACACGCTGGTGTACCGCACGCCGGCCCGCGTCACCAACGGCACCCTCAAGCCCGACCCCATGGTCGACGCCGCGTTCATCAATCCCAAGTACGTAGGCGCGGAGTTCATCTCGGTGTTTTTCAACCGCGACCTGAAGGTGTATTCCAACGTCGTGGCCACCCAACTGGCCACCCGCCAGCGCCGCCAACTGCTCATCATGGGCCTGCGGCACGTGGGCTCGCTGCACGGCATTTTCAGCACCGACCCCGCCTACCAGGTTGTGGCCGCCAACAACTACCTGGGCCGCCGCTAG
- a CDS encoding ExeM/NucH family extracellular endonuclease has translation MRGKLVLLSGFLLGASAAGATPIGAIQGTGASAKAGTYTIEAVVTGVYAGLNPAGFYVQDDKATADGNPATSDALFVAMPSPTVRIGDRVRISGTVREDAGAPSFNQAVLMEPNITVLASGQALPAFVTINNPDFSAPDMERYEGMRVQFSDAMTVVDNYSLKQRGELTLSAQGLAYQPTQFIDPNDDPATGTHSSGTSNVPAVNAYQKANEDKCVVLDDGSAASNPAPTPYLDPKTGTVRVGSTLTGLRGIMGYGFGKWRVQPLPGEAAPVVRTVRPKGPPVFGRLDLKLASFNVLNYFNGDGEGGGFPTPRGAKTAADFARQRAKIILALSQMNADVVGLTEIENDGNGSTSAIQDLVNGLNEVMGKDTYIFVNDGDANHQPNNTDLIHCAILYKPAVLAPLGPPQLFTAPGVFERPPLGQIFITKRKERPDTLGFVINHFKSKGSGKGPDADQNDGQGGSNARRKAQAAALVQFIKQKMIPAGAARVVSAGDYNANYEEDPIDIMRAAGLVPATPPTSASYVFKGLTGSLDHAVITNNLVGFIDVQKWHINSAEPSVLEYANAGAATDITTPFRSSDHDPVLIGVNFAGIGNAATSRPTSRLFVYPNPPAGEVPFTLADVPARAGRLTLDFSLPNGPRLLSLAGTPEALQSQLREYTAHLAPGIYVLKLRGTNFQQTRRVMKE, from the coding sequence ATGCGCGGTAAACTCGTCCTTCTTTCCGGCTTTTTGTTGGGTGCCAGCGCGGCCGGGGCCACGCCAATTGGCGCCATTCAGGGCACGGGCGCCAGCGCCAAGGCCGGCACCTACACCATCGAGGCCGTGGTGACGGGCGTGTACGCAGGCCTGAACCCGGCCGGCTTCTACGTGCAGGACGACAAAGCCACGGCCGACGGCAACCCCGCCACTTCAGATGCTTTGTTTGTGGCCATGCCCTCGCCCACCGTCCGCATTGGCGACCGGGTCCGCATCAGCGGCACGGTGCGCGAGGATGCCGGCGCGCCCTCCTTCAACCAGGCCGTGCTGATGGAGCCAAACATCACGGTGCTGGCGTCGGGCCAAGCCCTGCCGGCCTTCGTCACCATCAACAACCCCGACTTTTCGGCCCCGGACATGGAGCGCTACGAGGGCATGCGGGTGCAGTTTTCGGACGCCATGACGGTGGTCGACAACTACAGCCTCAAGCAGCGCGGCGAGCTCACGCTCTCGGCCCAGGGCCTGGCCTACCAGCCCACCCAGTTCATCGACCCCAACGACGACCCCGCCACCGGCACCCACAGCAGCGGCACCAGCAACGTGCCCGCCGTGAACGCCTACCAGAAAGCCAACGAGGACAAGTGCGTGGTGCTCGACGACGGCAGCGCGGCCTCCAACCCCGCGCCCACGCCCTACCTCGACCCCAAAACCGGCACCGTGCGCGTGGGCAGCACCCTCACGGGCCTGCGCGGCATCATGGGCTACGGCTTTGGCAAGTGGCGCGTGCAACCGCTGCCGGGCGAGGCGGCGCCGGTGGTGCGGACCGTGCGGCCCAAGGGCCCGCCCGTGTTCGGCCGGCTCGACCTGAAGCTGGCCAGCTTCAACGTGCTCAACTACTTCAACGGCGACGGCGAGGGCGGCGGCTTTCCCACGCCGCGCGGGGCCAAAACGGCCGCGGACTTTGCCCGGCAACGCGCCAAAATCATTCTGGCTCTCAGCCAGATGAACGCCGACGTGGTGGGCCTCACCGAGATTGAAAACGACGGCAACGGCTCTACTTCGGCCATTCAGGACCTGGTGAACGGCCTGAACGAGGTGATGGGCAAGGACACTTACATTTTCGTGAACGACGGCGACGCCAACCACCAGCCCAACAACACCGACCTCATCCACTGCGCCATTCTGTATAAGCCAGCGGTGCTGGCGCCGCTGGGACCGCCGCAGCTGTTCACGGCGCCGGGCGTGTTTGAGCGGCCGCCGTTGGGCCAGATATTCATTACCAAACGCAAGGAGCGGCCCGACACGCTGGGCTTCGTCATCAACCACTTCAAGAGCAAGGGCAGCGGCAAGGGCCCCGATGCCGACCAGAACGACGGCCAGGGCGGCTCCAACGCCCGCCGCAAGGCCCAGGCCGCGGCGCTGGTGCAGTTTATCAAGCAGAAAATGATTCCGGCCGGAGCGGCCCGCGTGGTGAGCGCCGGCGACTACAACGCCAACTACGAGGAAGACCCCATCGACATCATGCGCGCGGCCGGGCTGGTGCCGGCCACGCCGCCCACCAGCGCGTCCTACGTGTTCAAGGGCCTCACGGGCTCGCTCGACCACGCCGTGATTACCAATAATCTAGTGGGCTTCATCGACGTGCAGAAGTGGCACATCAACTCGGCCGAGCCCAGCGTGCTGGAGTACGCCAACGCCGGCGCGGCCACCGACATCACCACGCCCTTCCGGTCGTCGGACCACGACCCGGTGCTCATCGGCGTCAACTTCGCGGGCATCGGCAACGCGGCCACCTCGCGGCCCACCTCGCGCCTGTTTGTGTACCCCAACCCGCCCGCGGGCGAAGTGCCTTTCACCCTGGCCGACGTGCCCGCCCGTGCCGGCCGCCTCACCCTCGACTTCTCGCTGCCCAACGGCCCACGCCTGCTCTCGCTGGCCGGCACGCCCGAGGCCCTGCAAAGCCAATTGCGCGAGTACACGGCCCACCTGGCGCCCGGCATCTACGTGCTGAAGCTGCGCGGCACCAATTTCCAGCAGACCCGCCGGGTGATGAAGGAATAG
- a CDS encoding cation:proton antiporter, with amino-acid sequence MPYYTIALLLLGVAILGVAWLPSLLEKYPLSYPILYILLGLGVCSLPLHLPPADPDQHKALVTHLSELCVIVALTGTGLKIDRPFSFRAWRSPLLLVLVLMVLTIAGLAAAGHWLVGLAPASAVLLAAALAPTDPVLAGDVQVGDPGEGREDNVRFALTGEAGLNDGLAFPFVYLALALLPAAAPLGERLLHWLWMDVGYRIGAGVLMGWLSGRVLAYLIFNLPKRVSIKTEGYGFVALAVTLTSYAVTELLHGYGFLAVFIAAITLRSRERKHEYHRQMHAFTDQMERLFIVAILLLLGAAIAGGLLRALTWQGAALGVLLVLVLRPLGGMLTLIRSKRINLAERAVISFFGIRGIGSVFYVAYALGEADFPQARQIWAVLAFTMLLSITLHGILATPVMNWLDRRHGRKTQTEITEATADEP; translated from the coding sequence ATGCCCTACTACACCATTGCGCTGCTGCTGCTCGGAGTTGCCATTTTGGGCGTGGCCTGGCTGCCGTCGCTGCTGGAGAAATACCCGCTGTCGTACCCCATCCTCTACATTCTATTGGGGCTGGGCGTGTGCAGCCTGCCCCTGCACTTGCCCCCGGCCGACCCGGACCAGCACAAAGCACTGGTGACGCACCTGTCGGAGCTGTGCGTGATTGTGGCCCTCACGGGCACGGGGCTGAAGATTGACCGGCCGTTTTCCTTTCGGGCCTGGCGCTCGCCGCTGCTGCTGGTGCTCGTGCTCATGGTGCTCACCATTGCCGGGCTGGCGGCGGCGGGGCACTGGCTGGTGGGGCTGGCGCCGGCCTCGGCGGTGCTGCTGGCCGCCGCGCTGGCCCCCACCGACCCCGTGCTGGCCGGCGACGTGCAGGTGGGCGACCCCGGCGAAGGCCGCGAAGACAACGTGCGCTTTGCCCTCACCGGCGAGGCCGGGCTGAACGACGGCCTGGCGTTTCCCTTCGTGTACCTGGCGCTGGCGCTGCTGCCCGCGGCCGCGCCGCTGGGCGAGCGGCTGCTACACTGGCTGTGGATGGACGTGGGCTACCGCATCGGGGCGGGCGTACTCATGGGCTGGCTCTCGGGCCGGGTGCTGGCTTATTTGATTTTCAACCTGCCCAAGCGCGTCAGCATCAAGACGGAGGGCTACGGCTTCGTGGCGCTGGCCGTCACGCTCACGTCCTACGCCGTCACGGAACTGCTGCACGGCTACGGCTTTCTGGCCGTGTTCATTGCCGCCATCACGCTGCGCAGCCGCGAGCGCAAGCACGAATACCACCGCCAGATGCACGCTTTCACCGACCAGATGGAGCGGCTGTTTATCGTGGCGATTCTATTGCTGCTGGGCGCGGCCATTGCCGGCGGCCTGCTGCGCGCTCTCACCTGGCAGGGGGCGGCGCTGGGCGTGCTGCTGGTGCTGGTGCTGCGCCCGCTGGGCGGCATGCTCACGCTCATTCGCTCCAAGCGCATCAACCTGGCCGAGCGGGCCGTGATTTCCTTTTTTGGCATTCGCGGCATCGGCTCGGTGTTTTACGTGGCCTATGCCCTGGGCGAGGCCGACTTTCCGCAGGCCCGCCAAATCTGGGCGGTGCTGGCCTTCACCATGCTGCTGTCCATCACGCTGCACGGCATCTTGGCTACGCCCGTGATGAACTGGCTGGACCGCCGCCACGGCCGCAAAACCCAAACCGAGATTACCGAAGCCACCGCCGACGAACCGTAA
- a CDS encoding DUF3826 domain-containing protein — translation MKKPAISLVLLLSLGARAACCQAPASPAPSAAASGKADQEIEKKAADWVASLNLNDARKQAAVQQVIVTHLTAIRDYHNAHPYTEMPAGLNPGTDQPLSVMDRTLIAVSAMPKSIHDNLMAGLRQQLTPEQVEAVLDKYTIGKVAFTLNGYKSIVPDLTPTEEAVIVANLKQAREQAVDFKNMKEISAVFEIYKNKNEDYLNTHGRNWRELFKAYVDAANAKKAADKARAATAPAAAPK, via the coding sequence ATGAAAAAACCTGCCATTTCGCTGGTGCTGCTGCTGAGCCTGGGCGCCCGCGCCGCCTGCTGCCAGGCCCCCGCCAGCCCTGCCCCAAGCGCAGCAGCGTCAGGCAAGGCCGACCAGGAGATTGAAAAAAAAGCCGCCGATTGGGTGGCTTCCCTTAACCTCAACGACGCCCGGAAGCAGGCCGCCGTGCAGCAGGTCATTGTCACGCACCTCACGGCCATCCGGGACTACCACAACGCCCACCCCTACACCGAAATGCCGGCCGGCCTCAACCCCGGCACCGACCAGCCGCTGAGCGTGATGGACCGGACGCTCATCGCCGTGTCGGCCATGCCGAAAAGCATTCACGACAACCTGATGGCCGGCCTGCGCCAGCAGCTCACGCCCGAGCAGGTGGAAGCGGTGCTCGACAAGTACACCATCGGCAAGGTGGCCTTCACGCTAAACGGCTACAAATCCATTGTGCCCGACCTGACGCCCACGGAGGAAGCCGTGATTGTGGCCAACCTGAAACAGGCCCGCGAGCAGGCCGTGGACTTTAAGAACATGAAGGAAATTTCGGCCGTGTTCGAAATCTATAAAAACAAAAACGAGGATTACCTGAACACCCACGGCCGCAACTGGCGCGAGCTGTTCAAAGCCTACGTGGACGCGGCCAATGCCAAAAAAGCGGCCGACAAAGCCAGGGCCGCAACGGCGCCCGCCGCGGCTCCGAAGTAG
- a CDS encoding NADP-dependent oxidoreductase, whose protein sequence is MKAIRIHAFGGPEVLQLEDIARPVPAADEILIQVYASGVNPADWTIREGGNDVLRSFLNLPLTLGWDAAGVVAAVGADVTAFRIGDAVYGEPNFPGDGSYAEYCTSQASRFALKPRRLSFAEAAGVPLAGLTAWTALFHDGQLQAGQRVLIQGASGGVGGFAVQFAKAKGAYVIATASAANLDYVRELGADEVFDYRSQPVEQLVHGVDVVLEASPLRDNAARARIIPVLKPGGIFVTVNLDVPFDEAVQAALARQQATGALSNNQARGEWLQEIAELIDAGQVQVFISRTFPLAQVAEAHRESQTHRVRGKLVLEIRPNDEPA, encoded by the coding sequence ATGAAAGCCATAAGAATCCACGCCTTTGGCGGCCCCGAAGTCCTGCAACTGGAAGACATAGCCCGCCCCGTACCGGCAGCCGATGAAATCCTCATCCAAGTATACGCCAGCGGCGTCAACCCGGCCGACTGGACCATCCGGGAAGGCGGCAACGACGTGCTGCGGTCTTTTCTGAACCTGCCCCTGACCCTGGGCTGGGACGCGGCCGGCGTGGTGGCGGCCGTCGGCGCCGACGTGACGGCCTTCCGCATCGGCGATGCCGTGTACGGCGAGCCCAACTTCCCCGGCGACGGCAGCTACGCCGAGTACTGCACGTCCCAGGCCAGCCGGTTTGCCCTGAAGCCCCGCCGCCTGAGCTTCGCCGAGGCGGCGGGCGTGCCGCTGGCTGGCCTCACGGCCTGGACGGCCCTTTTCCACGACGGGCAGCTGCAAGCCGGCCAGCGCGTCCTGATTCAGGGTGCTTCGGGGGGCGTGGGGGGCTTTGCGGTGCAGTTTGCCAAGGCCAAGGGGGCCTACGTCATTGCCACCGCCTCGGCCGCCAACCTCGACTACGTGCGCGAGCTGGGCGCCGACGAGGTGTTCGACTACCGCAGCCAGCCGGTGGAGCAGCTGGTGCACGGCGTGGACGTGGTGCTGGAAGCCTCGCCCCTGCGCGACAACGCCGCGCGGGCGCGCATCATTCCGGTGCTCAAGCCGGGCGGCATCTTCGTGACGGTGAACCTGGACGTGCCCTTCGACGAGGCCGTGCAGGCGGCCCTGGCCCGGCAGCAAGCCACGGGCGCGCTGTCGAACAACCAGGCGCGCGGCGAGTGGCTGCAGGAAATTGCCGAATTGATTGACGCGGGGCAGGTGCAGGTGTTCATTAGCCGGACCTTTCCGCTGGCGCAGGTAGCCGAGGCCCACCGCGAAAGCCAGACCCACCGCGTGCGGGGCAAGCTGGTGCTGGAAATTCGCCCCAACGACGAACCGGCATGA
- a CDS encoding AraC family transcriptional regulator has protein sequence MRRFHTISAFHDFVQLPKPLHPLLSVVDVGTVPPPPPGRAPDSMVLDFYIISVKRTRNVQVKYGQHPFDFNEGVLSFIAPGQVFSVAVADETQAAEQSGWVVYLHPDFLWNTPLAKTIQQYDFWDYSLREALFLSGKEEEAILSLVFAIEQEYTSTIDRFSKQIIVSHLESLLHYADRFYNRQFITREKANHEVLERLETLLHAHFNSPDLPERGLPTVQYVADQLHLSPKYLSNLLRVLTGQNTQQHIHAALIAKAKEKLSTTTLTVSEIAYGLGFEHLQSFSKLFKTKTSLSPLEFRASFN, from the coding sequence ATGAGGCGCTTCCACACCATCAGCGCGTTCCACGACTTCGTGCAGCTGCCCAAGCCGCTGCATCCGCTGCTGAGCGTGGTGGACGTGGGCACCGTGCCGCCCCCGCCGCCCGGCCGCGCGCCGGACAGCATGGTGCTGGACTTCTACATCATCTCGGTCAAGCGCACGCGCAACGTGCAAGTGAAGTACGGGCAGCACCCGTTCGACTTCAACGAGGGCGTGCTTTCGTTCATTGCGCCCGGCCAGGTGTTTAGCGTGGCGGTGGCGGATGAGACGCAGGCCGCAGAACAATCGGGGTGGGTGGTGTACCTCCACCCCGATTTTCTCTGGAATACGCCGCTGGCCAAAACCATCCAGCAATACGATTTCTGGGATTATTCGCTCCGGGAAGCCTTGTTTCTGTCGGGCAAGGAAGAGGAAGCCATTCTAAGCCTCGTCTTCGCCATCGAGCAGGAGTATACGTCCACCATTGACCGGTTTAGCAAGCAGATTATCGTGTCGCACCTCGAAAGCCTGCTGCACTACGCCGACCGGTTCTACAACCGCCAGTTCATCACCCGCGAAAAGGCCAACCACGAGGTGCTCGAACGCTTGGAAACCCTGTTGCACGCGCATTTCAACAGCCCCGACCTGCCCGAGCGTGGCCTGCCCACCGTGCAGTACGTGGCCGACCAGCTGCACCTCTCGCCCAAGTACCTCAGCAATCTGCTGCGCGTCCTCACCGGCCAGAACACCCAGCAGCACATCCACGCCGCGCTCATTGCCAAGGCCAAGGAAAAGCTCTCCACCACTACCCTCACCGTGAGCGAAATTGCCTACGGCCTGGGGTTCGAGCACCTGCAGTCGTTCAGCAAGCTCTTCAAAACCAAGACCAGCCTCTCGCCGCTGGAATTCCGGGCGTCGTTCAACTAG
- a CDS encoding transposase: MSEKYKTYEGGIFFVTLTVVGWIDVFTRPDYADLFLDSLRFCIRRKGLRVYAFCIMPSHVHLIADVEDGLLLADVLRDLKSFTAKSIYQLLETHPQESRRDWLLHLLQFYGRPHGQAFKFWQEGNHPIDLKSTAWMQEKQEYIHQNPVQSRLVDEAHHYPFSSAFLDCGVPLSEFL; this comes from the coding sequence ATGTCAGAGAAATATAAAACCTATGAGGGTGGCATATTCTTCGTGACCTTGACGGTGGTGGGCTGGATTGACGTATTTACCCGCCCCGACTACGCCGACCTGTTTCTGGACAGCCTACGCTTTTGCATCCGGCGCAAAGGCCTGCGGGTGTATGCGTTCTGCATCATGCCCAGCCACGTTCACCTTATCGCCGACGTGGAGGATGGCTTGCTGCTGGCCGACGTATTGCGCGACTTAAAAAGCTTCACCGCCAAAAGCATCTATCAGCTCCTCGAAACGCACCCGCAGGAAAGCCGCCGCGACTGGCTGTTGCACCTGCTGCAATTTTATGGCCGGCCACATGGGCAGGCATTCAAGTTCTGGCAGGAAGGCAACCACCCGATTGACTTGAAATCGACGGCTTGGATGCAGGAAAAGCAGGAATACATCCATCAAAATCCGGTGCAAAGCCGGCTGGTTGATGAGGCGCACCATTATCCATTCAGCAGCGCTTTTCTGGATTGCGGCGTGCCGTTGAGTGAATTTTTGTAA
- a CDS encoding DUF5615 family PIN-like protein encodes MSTAEPLRFLVDAQLPKRLADFLAFHTGCDCLHTLDLPAANQTQDGSITRLSMAEKRVVITKDADFVNSFLLHGQPYKLLLVSTGNISTNDLLTLFREFLPQLTKLFGHHSYLELSRTLLVTHR; translated from the coding sequence GTGAGCACCGCCGAGCCGCTGCGGTTTCTGGTCGATGCGCAGCTGCCGAAGCGGTTAGCCGATTTTCTGGCCTTTCATACCGGCTGCGACTGCCTGCATACCCTCGACCTGCCGGCGGCCAATCAGACGCAGGACGGGAGCATCACCCGGCTTTCGATGGCGGAGAAGCGGGTGGTCATCACCAAAGACGCCGACTTCGTGAACAGCTTTCTGCTCCACGGTCAGCCCTATAAGCTGCTGCTCGTGTCGACGGGCAACATCAGTACGAACGATTTATTGACGCTTTTTCGGGAGTTTCTGCCGCAGCTCACGAAGCTGTTCGGGCATCATTCCTACCTGGAATTGTCGCGCACGCTGCTGGTAACGCACCGTTAG
- a CDS encoding DUF433 domain-containing protein, giving the protein METVASAAHPRITLDPNICHGQPTVRGLRYPVQNVLEYLASGMSEAEILADYPDLEAEDLRACQAYAADMLQVRSIFRLAS; this is encoded by the coding sequence ATGGAAACTGTTGCTTCAGCGGCGCATCCGCGCATCACCCTCGACCCGAACATTTGCCACGGGCAGCCCACGGTGCGCGGCCTGCGCTACCCGGTGCAAAACGTGCTCGAATACCTGGCCTCCGGCATGAGCGAGGCCGAAATCCTGGCCGACTACCCCGATTTGGAGGCCGAGGACCTGCGCGCCTGCCAGGCTTACGCGGCCGATATGCTGCAAGTGCGGTCCATCTTCCGGCTGGCTTCGTGA
- a CDS encoding YbbC/YhhH family protein, with protein sequence MDLFTNIRKVAGWQLVSALLIAGCNAGPREENQASKPAYDPNAGFVPTADVAKKIAEAVWAPIYGQEHIEEEKPFRAVLTNNEVWVVQGSLPKQYALGGTAYIEINKRDGRILKVIHGK encoded by the coding sequence ATGGATTTGTTCACGAATATTCGCAAGGTGGCTGGGTGGCAACTTGTGTCGGCTTTACTGATAGCCGGCTGTAACGCAGGACCACGGGAAGAGAATCAAGCGTCGAAACCTGCCTATGACCCCAATGCTGGATTCGTGCCCACCGCTGATGTGGCAAAAAAGATAGCCGAAGCGGTATGGGCGCCCATCTATGGGCAAGAGCACATTGAGGAAGAGAAACCGTTCCGCGCTGTGCTAACGAACAACGAAGTATGGGTTGTACAGGGCTCCTTGCCCAAGCAGTATGCCCTCGGTGGAACCGCTTACATAGAAATCAATAAACGGGACGGTCGAATCTTAAAAGTGATTCACGGGAAGTAA
- a CDS encoding abortive infection family protein: MQEQMIQKATDLRLVLTRYATGENIDKDPEVYLELRSEFWGDIFTRKLLPECVISCRLLADFWPYIKCKFKTYADRRDYIRQEFEPLMRYLEGERAYFHDDIIGDAVTKFDCDSVLHFWEKALERREADPDGAITAARSLAESVCKQILTERNVAFEDELSLPKLFKLTAQCLNMSAEQHDEAIFKQILGGLQSAIHGFATLRNALGDAHGKPGGGYKPLVRHAELAVNLAGTFASYLIQAHHETSLNSTSN; this comes from the coding sequence ATGCAAGAGCAAATGATTCAGAAGGCAACAGACCTTCGCTTGGTCCTTACGCGTTACGCAACCGGAGAAAATATCGACAAAGACCCTGAAGTTTACCTTGAGTTAAGAAGTGAATTTTGGGGTGATATTTTCACAAGAAAGCTTCTCCCTGAGTGCGTAATATCTTGTCGACTGCTGGCCGATTTTTGGCCTTACATCAAGTGTAAGTTCAAAACTTACGCTGACAGACGTGATTATATCCGTCAGGAATTTGAGCCGCTAATGAGGTACTTGGAAGGGGAACGTGCCTACTTCCATGACGACATAATTGGAGATGCTGTAACCAAGTTTGATTGTGACTCGGTGCTTCATTTCTGGGAAAAAGCTTTGGAGCGTCGAGAGGCAGACCCTGATGGTGCTATAACTGCTGCTCGGTCTTTAGCCGAATCAGTTTGTAAGCAAATTCTCACCGAGAGAAATGTTGCTTTTGAAGATGAATTGTCGCTTCCGAAACTCTTTAAACTAACTGCCCAATGCTTAAACATGAGTGCTGAGCAGCACGACGAGGCTATTTTTAAGCAGATTCTTGGCGGTTTGCAGAGCGCAATTCATGGATTCGCTACTCTCCGAAATGCTTTAGGAGATGCTCATGGCAAGCCAGGAGGCGGTTACAAGCCACTGGTTAGACATGCTGAGTTAGCAGTCAACTTAGCTGGCACATTCGCAAGCTATTTGATACAGGCTCATCACGAAACCTCTTTGAATAGCACAAGCAACTAA